From one Lotus japonicus ecotype B-129 chromosome 3, LjGifu_v1.2 genomic stretch:
- the LOC130747877 gene encoding zinc finger CCCH domain-containing protein 53-like translates to MDSYEATRIVFSRIQNLDPENAAKIMGVLLLQDHGEKEMIRLAFGPEALLHSVIIKARKELGFPSNSPPTPSTPPSPSPFLSRQSSSTSSSRFSGINLPPSLTIPNPSWSSSMSELHNPEDLMSPSSSLPFYPNGSSDPVVDDFQLQDQLSFLNDGSPTLAHKNNNPDLFYSHSDLSSSPTDSGLFPSYGWGGSLHRRSCSVNDACLGSEDPNSGLGWKPCLYFARGYCKNGTSCRFLHGGLGDGDGAAIVGSPSKIEMMDQCHELLRSKSVQQQRLAAATSQLMASSTFPYSSKCMNLLLQQQQNDTQRAAAAALMMSEDLHKFGRSRLERNDFSLNSPGMVNPASRQIYLTFPADSTFREEDVSNYFSIFGPVQDVRIPYQQKRMFGFVTFVYAETVKLILSKGNPHFVCDARVLVKPYKEKGKVPDRKQQQQVDRDFSPCGTPTGLDAREQYDLNLGGRMFYNTQDMLWRRKLEEQADLQQALELQSRRLMGLQLLDIKKQHQRAFSSGSPIPSPTHSPNMFNQNLVLPSFHRSSDASDENGSSSAPASTVCASVGQQISVGREEVVVNGENGDSEGSSKQSSSHEEFDLQECLEHNLPDSPFASPTKAGGDFVAPFSNGPIEAICSDASATSANSKSGTSTLLPPSASALDMGSFKSFNCQLPRFSSGRGTIGMFAGTGGPIGI, encoded by the exons ATGGATTCTTACGAAGCTACTAGGATTGTGTTTTCAAGGATCCAAAACTTGGACCCTGAAAACGCTGCCAAAATCATGGGGGTGCTTCTGCTTCAAGACCATGGTGAGAAGGAGATGATAAGATTAGCATTTGGTCCTGAAGCTCTTCTTCACTCTGTGATTATCAAAGCCAGAAAGGAGTTAGGATTTCCCTCGAACTCTCCGCCAACACCTTCAACTCCTCCATCTCCTTCTCCTTTCCTTTCAAGGCAAAGTAGTTCCACTTCTTCTTCAAGGTTCAGTGGGATCAACCTTCCTCCATCTCTCACTATCCCAAACCCTTCTTGGTCTTCTTCAATGTCAGAGCTTCATAACCCAGAGGATTTGATGAGTCCATCATCTTCCTTACCTTTCTACCCAAATGGAAGTTCAGATCCAGTAGTGGATGATTTTCAGCTTCAAGACCAGCTTTCTTTCTTGAATGATGGTTCTCCTACTCTTGCTCACAAAAACAACAATCCTGATTTGTTCTACTCTCACTCTGACTTGTCTTCAAGTCCCACAGACTCTGGTCTCTTTCCTTCCTATGGCTGGGGAGGGTCTCTTCACAGGAGGAGTTGCTCTGTCAATGATGCTTGTTTGGGTTCTGAGGACCCAAATTCAGGGTTGGGGTGGAAGCCTTGCCTTTACTTTGCAAGAGGGTACTGTAAAAATGGTACTAGTTGCAGGTTCCTTCATGGAGGActtggtgatggtgatggtgctGCAATTGTTGGGTCTCCCAGCAAGATTGAGATGATGGACCAGTGCCATGAGCTACTCAGATCTAAATCTGTTCAGCAACAAAGAttggctgctgctacttctcAGCTCATGGCTTCTTCCACTTTCCCTTACTCATCTAAGTGCATGAATTTGCTTTTGCAGCAGCAACAGAATGACACTCAAAG GGCAGCAGCTGCAGCTCTTATGATGAGTGAGGATTTGCACAAGTTTGGAAGATCCAGGCTTGAAAGAAATGATTTCTCTTTGAACAGTCCTGGGATGGTTAACCCAGCTTCTAGACAGATCTACTTGACCTTCCCAGCTGATAGCACTTTCAGAGAAGAAGATGTTTCGAATTACTTCAG CATTTTTGGACCTGTTCAAGATGTGAGGATCCCATACCAGCAGAAGCGCATGTTTGGTTTTGTTACCTTTGTTTATGCTGAGACTGTTAAGCTCATTCTATCCAAAGGAAACCCTCATTTTGTGTGTGATGCTAGAGTGCTAGTTAAGCCTTACAAGGAGAAGGGCAAAGTCCCAGACAG GAAGCAACAGCAACAGGTAGATAGAGATTTTTCACCTTGTGGTACTCCTACAGGACTAGATGCTAGAGAACAATATGATCTTAACCTTG GAGGTAGAATGTTCTACAATACTCAAGACATGCTGTGGAGGAGGAAGTTAGAAGAGCAAGCTGATCTGCAGCAAGCTCTTGAGCTCCAAAGTAGGAGGTTAATGGGGCTGCAACTTCTCGACATCAAGAAGCAACACCAACGTGCTTTTTCCTCTGGAAGTCCAATTCCTTCCCCAACCCACTCTCCTAATATGTTCAACCAAAATCTTGTTCTTCCTTCATTCCACCGAAGCTCAGACGCCTCAGATG AGAATGGTTCAAGTTCTGCTCCTGCTAGTACTGTATGTGCTTCTGTTGGTCAGCAAATTTCAGTTGGCAGAGAAGAAGTTGTTGTCAATGGGGAGAATGGAGATAGTGAAGGCAGTAGCAAGCAGAGCTCAAGTCATGAAGAATTTGATTTGCAAGAATG TTTGGAGCATAATCTCCCTGATAGCCCTTTTGCTTCCCCCACAAAAGCTGGTGGAGACTTTGTGGCTCCATTCTCCAATGGACCTATTGAGGCCATTTGTTCAGATGCCTCAGCTACATCTGCCAACTCTAAATCTGGTACCAGCACATTACTTCCACCATCAGCATCTGCTCTTGATATGGGGTCTTTTAAATCCTTTAACTGCCAATTACCAAG GTTCTCTTCCGGCCGTGGAACTATTGGGATGTTTGCCGGCACCGGTGGGCCGATTGGCATTTAG